The Lycium barbarum isolate Lr01 chromosome 12, ASM1917538v2, whole genome shotgun sequence genome includes a region encoding these proteins:
- the LOC132621829 gene encoding LOW QUALITY PROTEIN: serine/arginine-rich splicing factor SR45a (The sequence of the model RefSeq protein was modified relative to this genomic sequence to represent the inferred CDS: deleted 1 base in 1 codon), whose amino-acid sequence MADSPLKRYSRSPSPWEEKSRSRSRSRSRSPFRSRSRPRGRSRSRSHGRADDSNPGNTLYVTGLSTRVTDRDLEEHFSKEGKVKSVFLVMEPRTRISRGFAFITMDSLEDANRCIKNLNQSVLEGRYITVEKSRRKRPRTPTPGHYLGLQSGRGDGFRGDRGRYRGRDDYGHRRSPRRSPYRGRRDYSPRRSPYAEGRDVRDPGHILLMKGTTLVVIDRGFTRHMWFPL is encoded by the exons ATG GCCGATTCTCCTCTTAAAAG GTATTCCCGCTCTCCTTCACCTTGGGAAGAAAAGTCAAGATCTCGCTCTCGATCAAGGTCTAGATCCCCATTTAGATCAAGGTCAAGGCCAAGAGGAAGATCCAGGTCCAGAAGTCATGGAAG GGCTGACGATTCTAATCCCGGAAACACACTATATGTGACTGGATTATCTACAAGGGTCACTGATAGGGATCTTGAGGAGCATTTCTCAAAGGAGGGAAAG GTGAAGTCAGTTTTTCTGGTTATGGAGCCCCGTACTCGCATCTCTCGTGGTTTTGCTTTCATAACAATGGATAGTCTTGAGGATGCTAATCGCTGCATTAAGAACCTTAATCAGTCCGTCCTTGAAGGCCGGTACATAACAGTGGAGAAG TCTCGTAGAAAACGCCCAAGGACTCCAACACCTGGTCATTATCTTGGGCTTCAGAGCGGAAGGGGTGATG GTTTTCGTGGTGATCGTGGTAGGTATCGTGGCCGTGATGACTATGGGCACCGAAGATCTCCAAGGCGCTCTCCATATAGAGGTCGACGAGATTATTCTCCTAGACGCTCACCTTATGCT GAAGGTCGAGACGTGCGCGATCCCGGTCATATTCTCCTTATGAAAGGAACTACCCTCGTGGTTATAGATAGGGGTTTCACAAGGCATATGTGGTTCCCTCTCTAG